Proteins co-encoded in one Streptomyces diastaticus subsp. diastaticus genomic window:
- the prcB gene encoding proteasome subunit beta translates to MEAITRSTGRLPAAFLTPGSSSFVDFLSEHQPEMLPGNRRLPPVQGAVQAPHGTTIVASTFPGGVVLAGDRRATMGNVIAQRDIEKVFPADEHSAVGIAGTAGLAVEMVKLFQLELEHFEKVEGAQLSLEGKANRLSTMIRSNLGMAMQGLAVVPLFVGFDVDRERGRIFSYDVTGGRSEEHGFAATGSGSTFARGSMKKLYRDDLTEEQATTLVVQALYDAADDDSATGGPDVARRIYPIVTVITDDGFRRLTEEQTSDIARAVLDRRMEQPDGPRASLL, encoded by the coding sequence GTGGAAGCCATCACTCGTAGCACCGGGCGTCTGCCGGCTGCCTTCCTGACGCCCGGGTCCTCGTCGTTCGTGGACTTCCTGTCGGAGCATCAGCCCGAGATGCTGCCGGGCAACCGCCGGCTCCCGCCCGTGCAGGGCGCGGTGCAGGCCCCGCACGGCACCACCATCGTGGCGAGCACCTTCCCCGGCGGGGTCGTCCTCGCCGGCGACCGGCGCGCCACCATGGGGAACGTCATCGCCCAGCGCGACATCGAGAAGGTCTTCCCGGCCGACGAGCACTCGGCCGTGGGCATCGCCGGGACCGCCGGTCTCGCGGTGGAGATGGTCAAGCTCTTCCAGCTGGAGCTGGAGCACTTCGAGAAGGTGGAAGGCGCTCAGCTCTCCCTGGAGGGCAAGGCCAACCGCCTCTCCACGATGATCCGCTCCAACCTCGGCATGGCCATGCAGGGGCTCGCGGTCGTCCCTCTCTTCGTCGGGTTCGACGTGGACCGCGAGCGCGGCCGCATCTTCTCCTACGACGTCACCGGCGGCCGCTCGGAGGAGCACGGCTTCGCGGCGACGGGCTCCGGCTCGACCTTCGCCCGCGGCTCCATGAAGAAGCTCTACCGGGACGACCTGACGGAGGAACAGGCCACCACACTCGTGGTCCAGGCGCTCTACGACGCGGCGGACGACGACTCGGCGACCGGCGGCCCGGACGTCGCCCGGCGGATCTACCCGATCGTCACCGTGATCACGGACGACGGCTTCCGGCGGCTGACGGAGGAGCAGACCTCCGACATCGCGCGGGCGGTGCTGGACCGGCGCATGGAGCAGCCCGACGGGCCCCGTGCGTCACTGCTGTAG
- the prcA gene encoding proteasome subunit alpha → MSTPFYVSPQQAMADRAEYARKGIARGRSLVVLQYTDGIVFVGENPSRALHKFSEIYDRIGFAAAGKYNEYENLRIGGVRYADLRGYTYDRDDVTARGLANVYAQTLGTIFSSNGEKPYEVELVVAEVGEDASGDQIYRLPHDGSIVDEHGSVAVGGNAEQISAYLDQRHEDAMTLAQALRLAVGALSRDTNGSEREIPAERLEVAVLDRTRPQRRKFKRVAGTRLARLLEEGAGGTAAASSSAAEEDEELDLPDLPGDDGPSGSGSQS, encoded by the coding sequence GTGTCGACGCCGTTCTATGTCTCACCACAGCAGGCCATGGCCGACCGGGCGGAATACGCCCGCAAAGGCATCGCCCGCGGACGGAGCCTCGTGGTGCTCCAGTACACCGACGGCATCGTGTTCGTCGGTGAGAATCCGTCCCGCGCACTGCACAAGTTCAGCGAGATCTACGACCGGATCGGATTCGCCGCCGCCGGTAAGTACAACGAATACGAGAATCTGCGGATCGGGGGCGTGCGCTATGCCGATCTGCGCGGATACACCTACGACCGCGACGACGTGACGGCGCGTGGCCTGGCCAATGTGTACGCCCAGACCCTCGGCACCATCTTCTCCAGCAACGGCGAGAAGCCGTACGAGGTGGAGCTGGTCGTCGCCGAGGTCGGCGAGGACGCCTCGGGCGACCAGATCTACCGCCTGCCGCACGACGGCTCGATCGTCGACGAACACGGCTCGGTCGCGGTCGGCGGCAACGCCGAGCAGATCAGCGCCTACCTGGACCAGCGCCACGAGGACGCGATGACGCTCGCCCAGGCGCTGCGTCTGGCGGTCGGCGCCCTCTCCCGCGACACCAACGGCAGCGAGCGCGAGATCCCCGCCGAGCGGCTGGAGGTCGCGGTGCTCGACCGCACCAGGCCGCAGCGGCGCAAGTTCAAGCGTGTCGCCGGCACCCGGCTCGCCCGGCTCCTGGAAGAGGGCGCGGGCGGGACGGCGGCCGCCTCCTCTTCGGCGGCCGAGGAGGACGAGGAGCTGGACCTGCCCGACCTGCCGGGCGACGACGGCCCCTCGGGCTCCGGCTCGCAGAGCTGA
- a CDS encoding LacI family DNA-binding transcriptional regulator encodes MSAASRPTSKDVARAAGVSQAAVSLVLGGKWPGRVSAATAERVREAARTLGYRPNLAARDLRTGRTRTALLVVPTLTNEFFARVHEGAAAVAAAHGFGVLLYPSPEGTGPATDPFASAPAALDGVLASSMAAQALSGIGAGTLPLVMLDSDPATGPGTATVNLAIADGMRQAAGHLLGLGHRRLAHLAADVDSWTFEVRAAALAGSVAAVPGARLETHRCALGVAQAQAAATALLTAPGPRPTALVCDDDLLAAGACKAARRLGLRVPEELSVSGFDDLTLATAVEPELTTVTLPAEEFGARGMTALLTAVDGGSPADAELPVSLTVRGSTGPVPARR; translated from the coding sequence TTGTCCGCCGCATCCCGGCCCACCAGCAAGGACGTCGCCCGCGCCGCCGGGGTCTCGCAGGCCGCCGTCTCCCTGGTCCTCGGCGGCAAGTGGCCGGGCCGGGTCTCGGCGGCCACCGCCGAGCGGGTCCGCGAGGCGGCCCGGACGCTCGGCTACCGGCCGAATCTCGCCGCCCGCGACCTCCGGACCGGGCGGACCCGCACAGCACTGCTGGTGGTGCCCACACTCACCAACGAGTTCTTCGCCCGCGTCCACGAGGGGGCCGCCGCCGTCGCCGCCGCGCACGGCTTCGGCGTCCTCCTCTACCCCTCGCCGGAGGGCACCGGACCGGCCACCGATCCCTTCGCCTCGGCGCCCGCCGCCCTCGACGGCGTCCTCGCCTCCTCGATGGCGGCCCAGGCGCTCAGCGGAATCGGGGCGGGCACCCTGCCGCTGGTGATGCTCGACAGCGACCCGGCCACCGGGCCGGGCACCGCCACCGTCAACCTCGCCATCGCCGACGGCATGCGCCAGGCCGCCGGGCACCTGCTGGGCCTCGGCCACCGCCGCCTCGCCCACCTCGCCGCCGACGTCGACTCCTGGACCTTCGAGGTACGCGCCGCCGCCCTGGCCGGCTCGGTGGCCGCCGTGCCCGGCGCCCGGCTGGAGACTCACCGGTGCGCGCTCGGTGTGGCCCAGGCGCAGGCCGCCGCGACCGCCCTGCTCACGGCTCCCGGGCCGCGCCCGACCGCGCTGGTCTGCGACGACGACCTGCTGGCCGCGGGGGCGTGCAAGGCCGCGCGCAGGCTGGGCCTGCGGGTCCCCGAGGAACTGTCCGTCTCCGGGTTCGACGACCTGACTCTGGCCACGGCCGTCGAGCCGGAGCTGACCACGGTCACGCTGCCGGCGGAGGAGTTCGGCGCTCGCGGGATGACGGCGCTGCTCACCGCGGTGGACGGCGGTTCACCGGCCGACGCGGAACTGCCGGTCAGCCTGACCGTGCGCGGCTCCACCGGTCCCGTACCCGCCCGGAGATGA
- a CDS encoding MFS transporter, with the protein MAAGYGELLRARHAARLLCGTLVGRLPSATGHIAIVLFVRSEGGGYALAGALAAVYGLATAVGQPLLGRAVDLYGQPRVMLPAAVLSGIGMTALAVVGTDPLLPAYAAVVVAGMCTPPLEGGLRALWPGVLGREDRVHAAYALDAVAQEVMFTAGPLLVTVFVAWWSPGAALLVINVLGVLGALSVVVSEPSRRWRSAPREAHWLGALRSPGLLALLGSFLFVGVALGSITVAAVAYADDHGRESVYGWLMAALGLGALIGGAVYGARRWAGEPERRLRVLVGLLALGYLPLSLTPGVAAMTGLAVVSGVFLAPALACAFVVVDRHAPPGTVTEAFSWLVTVFGVGAALGTGVAGPAVEWGGTAPGFRVAGAGGAAALLVLLATARVLNGRGRRGVPVVSSENDRNGAVEPGFSAGHQA; encoded by the coding sequence ATGGCGGCGGGATACGGGGAACTGCTGCGCGCGCGGCACGCGGCGCGGCTGCTCTGCGGCACTCTGGTCGGCCGCCTCCCCAGCGCGACCGGGCACATCGCGATCGTGCTCTTCGTCCGCTCCGAGGGCGGCGGCTACGCCCTGGCCGGCGCCCTCGCGGCGGTCTACGGCCTGGCCACCGCGGTCGGCCAGCCGCTGCTCGGCCGCGCCGTCGACCTGTACGGCCAGCCGCGCGTCATGCTGCCCGCCGCCGTCCTCTCCGGCATCGGCATGACGGCCCTCGCCGTCGTCGGCACCGACCCGCTGCTGCCCGCCTACGCGGCCGTGGTGGTGGCCGGGATGTGCACCCCGCCGCTGGAGGGCGGGCTGCGGGCGCTGTGGCCCGGCGTGCTGGGGCGCGAGGACCGGGTGCACGCGGCGTACGCGCTGGACGCGGTCGCGCAGGAGGTGATGTTCACGGCCGGACCGCTGCTCGTCACGGTCTTCGTCGCCTGGTGGTCGCCGGGCGCCGCCCTCCTGGTGATCAACGTTCTCGGGGTGCTCGGCGCGCTCTCGGTCGTCGTCTCCGAGCCCTCCCGGCGCTGGCGCTCCGCGCCCCGTGAGGCGCACTGGCTCGGTGCCCTGCGTTCGCCCGGGCTGCTGGCCCTGCTCGGCTCCTTCCTCTTCGTCGGCGTCGCGCTCGGCTCGATCACGGTGGCCGCCGTCGCCTACGCCGACGACCACGGGCGGGAGTCGGTCTACGGCTGGCTGATGGCCGCGCTCGGCCTCGGCGCCCTGATCGGCGGGGCGGTCTACGGCGCGCGCCGGTGGGCCGGCGAGCCCGAGCGGCGGTTGCGCGTCCTGGTGGGTCTGCTGGCCCTCGGCTACCTGCCGCTCTCCCTCACCCCCGGGGTGGCCGCCATGACCGGCCTGGCCGTGGTCTCCGGGGTCTTCCTGGCGCCCGCGCTCGCCTGCGCCTTCGTGGTGGTGGACCGGCACGCGCCGCCAGGGACCGTGACCGAGGCGTTCTCCTGGCTGGTCACCGTCTTCGGCGTCGGTGCCGCGCTGGGCACCGGGGTAGCGGGGCCGGCCGTCGAATGGGGCGGCACCGCGCCCGGGTTCCGGGTGGCCGGGGCGGGGGGAGCGGCCGCCCTGCTGGTGCTGCTGGCGACCGCGCGGGTGCTGAACGGGCGCGGCCGGCGCGGCGTTCCGGTGGTCTCTTCCGAAAATGATCGAAACGGGGCTGTCGAACCCGGTTTCAGCGCGGGACATCAGGCGTAA
- the pafA gene encoding Pup--protein ligase, whose product MDRRIFGLENEYGVTCTFRGQRRLSPDEVARYLFRRVVSWGRSSNVFLRNGARLYLDVGSHPEYATPECDDITELVTHDKSGERILEGLLVDAERRLHEEGIAGDVYLFKNNTDSAGNSYGCHENYLVARHGEFSRLADILIPFLVTRQLICGAGKVLQTPRGAVYCVSQRAEHIWEGVSSATTRSRPIINTRDEPHADAERYRRLHVIVGDSNMSETTMLLKVGATDLVLRMIEAGTVMRDLTLENPIRAIREVSHDTTGRRKVRLASGREASALEVQREYYEKAVDFVDRRGIRAGTIAQVLELWGRTLDAIEEEDLDRVATEIDWVMKYKLLERYRAKHNMTMSHPRVAQIDLAYHDIHRRRGLYYLLEKNGQAARVCNDLKIFEGKSVPPQTTRARLRGDFIRRAQEQRRDFTVDWVHLKLNDQAQRTVLCKDPFRSVDDRVEKLIAGM is encoded by the coding sequence ATGGACCGCCGCATTTTCGGGCTGGAGAACGAGTACGGCGTCACGTGCACGTTCAGGGGACAGCGCCGTCTGTCGCCTGACGAGGTGGCGCGCTACCTCTTCCGCCGCGTTGTGTCATGGGGCCGCAGCAGCAATGTGTTCCTGCGGAACGGCGCCCGCTTGTATCTCGATGTGGGTTCGCACCCGGAATACGCCACACCGGAATGCGACGACATCACCGAACTGGTGACCCACGACAAGTCCGGCGAACGCATCCTCGAGGGGTTGCTCGTCGACGCCGAACGCCGCCTGCACGAGGAGGGAATCGCGGGCGACGTCTATCTCTTCAAGAACAACACCGACTCCGCAGGGAACTCCTACGGCTGCCACGAGAACTACCTCGTGGCCCGGCACGGGGAGTTCTCGCGCCTCGCGGACATCCTCATCCCCTTCCTCGTCACCCGGCAGCTCATCTGCGGGGCCGGCAAGGTGCTCCAGACCCCCAGGGGCGCGGTGTACTGCGTCAGCCAGCGTGCCGAGCACATCTGGGAGGGCGTCAGCTCCGCGACGACCCGCTCCCGCCCGATCATCAACACCCGCGACGAACCGCACGCCGACGCCGAGCGCTACCGCCGCCTGCACGTCATCGTCGGCGACTCGAACATGTCCGAGACCACCATGCTCCTCAAGGTCGGCGCCACCGACCTGGTGCTCCGCATGATCGAGGCCGGCACGGTGATGCGCGACCTCACCCTGGAGAACCCGATCCGGGCCATCCGCGAGGTGAGCCACGACACCACCGGCCGCCGCAAGGTCCGCCTGGCCAGCGGCCGCGAGGCCTCCGCCCTGGAGGTCCAGCGGGAGTACTACGAGAAGGCCGTGGACTTCGTGGACCGCCGCGGCATCCGCGCCGGCACCATCGCGCAGGTCCTGGAGCTGTGGGGCCGCACGCTCGACGCGATCGAGGAGGAGGACCTCGACAGGGTCGCCACCGAGATCGACTGGGTCATGAAGTACAAGCTCCTGGAGCGGTACCGGGCCAAGCACAACATGACCATGTCCCACCCCCGGGTGGCCCAGATAGACCTCGCCTACCACGACATCCACCGCAGGCGCGGCCTCTACTACCTCCTGGAGAAGAACGGCCAGGCCGCCCGCGTCTGCAACGACCTGAAGATCTTCGAAGGCAAGTCCGTCCCCCCGCAGACCACCCGGGCCCGGCTGCGCGGCGACTTCATCCGCAGGGCGCAGGAGCAGCGCCGCGACTTCACCGTCGACTGGGTCCACCTCAAACTCAACGACCAGGCGCAGCGCACAGTGCTCTGCAAGGACCCCTTCCGGTCGGTCGACGACCGGGTGGAGAAGCTCATCGCCGGTATGTGA
- a CDS encoding FKBP-type peptidyl-prolyl cis-trans isomerase, which translates to MFIVPALLLTACGGEEAEKKDDAAASEKPAEAPKAPKPVESADPMPEVSGEPGKKATIKLPKGDPSDKFVVHPLSTGDGPEVKKDDLVMANFTGKVWKGGKDLGSSYDKGGAPQMITAGAETIIPAFSQSVLGQKVGSRVLVVAPPAAAFGEAGQEQLGVTGKDTLVFALDIKDVVPNMAEGEQAEIPSDLPQVKADKPEPATISVPKNAPPKKLTSKTLIKGDGQEIKKGQTVYMQYSGAAWKPNEGKEKAKLFDSSWNTGSPFATQIGVGQVVEGWDKGLVGTHVGDRVMLVIPPEQGYKDQDKGEDLPANSTMVFVVDVLAAM; encoded by the coding sequence TTGTTCATCGTTCCGGCTCTGCTGCTGACCGCCTGCGGGGGTGAGGAGGCCGAGAAGAAGGACGACGCGGCGGCCTCCGAGAAGCCCGCGGAGGCCCCCAAGGCCCCGAAGCCGGTCGAGTCGGCCGACCCCATGCCCGAGGTCTCCGGCGAGCCGGGCAAGAAGGCCACCATCAAGCTGCCCAAGGGCGACCCGAGCGACAAGTTCGTGGTCCACCCGCTCTCCACCGGCGACGGCCCCGAGGTCAAGAAGGACGACCTGGTGATGGCCAACTTCACCGGCAAGGTCTGGAAGGGCGGCAAGGACCTCGGCTCCAGCTACGACAAGGGCGGCGCGCCCCAGATGATCACCGCGGGCGCGGAGACGATCATCCCGGCGTTCAGCCAGTCGGTGCTCGGCCAGAAGGTCGGCAGCCGTGTCCTGGTCGTCGCACCCCCGGCCGCAGCCTTCGGCGAGGCCGGCCAGGAGCAGCTCGGCGTCACGGGCAAGGACACCCTGGTCTTCGCCCTGGACATCAAGGACGTCGTGCCGAACATGGCCGAGGGCGAGCAGGCGGAGATCCCCTCCGACCTGCCCCAGGTCAAGGCCGACAAGCCGGAGCCGGCCACCATCTCGGTGCCGAAGAACGCCCCCCCGAAGAAGCTGACCAGCAAGACCCTCATCAAGGGCGACGGCCAGGAGATCAAGAAGGGCCAGACGGTGTACATGCAGTACAGCGGCGCGGCCTGGAAGCCGAACGAGGGCAAGGAGAAGGCCAAGCTCTTCGACTCCTCCTGGAACACCGGCTCGCCCTTCGCCACCCAGATCGGCGTCGGCCAGGTCGTCGAGGGCTGGGACAAGGGCCTCGTCGGCACCCACGTCGGCGACCGCGTGATGCTGGTGATCCCGCCGGAGCAGGGCTACAAGGACCAGGACAAGGGCGAGGACCTGCCCGCCAACTCCACCATGGTCTTCGTCGTGGACGTGCTCGCCGCGATGTGA
- a CDS encoding FKBP-type peptidyl-prolyl cis-trans isomerase, whose translation MSIDKPEVDFPGGEPPADLEIKDIWEGDGPVAKAGDTVQVHYVGVAFSTGEEFDASWNRGTPLGFQLGAGQVIAGWDQGVQGMKVGGRRQLTIPAHLAYGDRGAGGGRIAPGETLIFVCDLVAV comes from the coding sequence GTGAGCATCGACAAGCCCGAGGTCGACTTCCCCGGTGGCGAGCCCCCGGCGGACCTGGAGATCAAGGACATCTGGGAGGGCGACGGCCCGGTCGCCAAGGCCGGCGACACCGTCCAGGTCCACTACGTGGGTGTGGCCTTCTCCACCGGTGAGGAGTTCGACGCGAGCTGGAACCGCGGCACCCCGCTCGGCTTCCAGCTGGGCGCCGGACAGGTCATCGCCGGCTGGGACCAGGGCGTGCAGGGCATGAAGGTCGGCGGCCGCCGCCAGCTGACCATCCCCGCCCACCTCGCCTACGGCGACCGTGGCGCGGGCGGCGGGCGGATCGCCCCCGGCGAGACGCTGATCTTCGTCTGCGACCTGGTCGCGGTCTGA
- a CDS encoding helix-turn-helix transcriptional regulator: MAIAKAERLMNLALCLLGTRRPLSKRELRGSIEAYLEAGNDDSFNRMFERDKDDLRELGLVIETVDNLDGEVGYLARRDSNRLPPLTLDAEEAAALGLAAKVWQQARLAGAASGALHKLRAAGLPDDADPFAGHSALEPHIPVHESAFEPLMLACRDRRPVVFDYRKANAVQPAPRQVEPWALECWRGHWYLAGFDRDRGAERVFRLSRITGRVRTRAGGFTADVPDVVTVRETVASWAGESAEGTAVIRLRAGAGYPLRAKARSVRPVGDGWDELEIPYGHGLDASLVEYGPDVVVREPAELRADVIDRLRAVAKD; this comes from the coding sequence ATGGCGATCGCCAAGGCCGAGCGGCTGATGAACCTGGCACTGTGTCTGCTCGGGACCCGGCGCCCGTTGTCCAAACGAGAGCTCCGGGGCTCCATCGAGGCGTACCTGGAAGCGGGCAACGACGACTCCTTCAACCGCATGTTCGAGCGGGACAAGGACGACCTGCGCGAGCTCGGCCTCGTCATCGAGACCGTGGACAACCTCGACGGCGAGGTCGGCTACCTCGCCCGTCGCGACTCCAACCGCCTCCCGCCGCTCACCCTGGACGCCGAGGAGGCGGCGGCGCTCGGTCTCGCCGCCAAGGTCTGGCAGCAGGCCCGGCTGGCGGGCGCGGCCAGCGGCGCGCTGCACAAGCTGCGCGCGGCCGGGCTGCCCGACGACGCCGACCCCTTCGCCGGGCACTCCGCCCTCGAACCGCACATCCCGGTCCACGAGTCCGCCTTCGAGCCGCTGATGCTGGCCTGCCGCGACCGCCGCCCGGTCGTCTTCGACTACCGCAAGGCCAACGCGGTGCAGCCCGCCCCGCGCCAGGTCGAGCCCTGGGCGCTGGAGTGCTGGCGCGGCCACTGGTACCTGGCCGGATTCGACCGGGACCGCGGCGCCGAGCGCGTCTTCCGGCTCTCCCGCATCACCGGCAGGGTCCGCACCCGCGCCGGCGGCTTCACCGCCGACGTGCCCGACGTCGTCACCGTCCGCGAGACCGTCGCGAGCTGGGCCGGGGAGAGCGCCGAGGGCACCGCCGTGATCCGGCTGCGGGCCGGCGCCGGATACCCGTTGCGCGCCAAGGCCCGCTCGGTACGGCCCGTCGGCGACGGCTGGGACGAGCTGGAGATCCCGTACGGTCACGGACTGGACGCCTCGCTCGTCGAGTACGGGCCTGACGTGGTGGTGCGGGAACCGGCCGAACTGCGGGCCGACGTGATCGACCGGCTCCGTGCCGTCGCGAAGGACTGA
- a CDS encoding helix-turn-helix transcriptional regulator has product MAAQANAIDRTRRMLSLVTYLRERPGAHVADVARAFGVSEAELISDLDVLPLCGTSFRGGDLLDIDTDGDRIWWHNPDDVAAPLRLAADEATALLVAARAVSTLPGLREGDRQALLRVTAKLEAAAGEAAASSSRLSVTFEAEGGVFADVDRAISERRRLWLRYYSPARDELTEREVDPIRLFTVGHTYMEAWCRLSEDRRTFRLDRVAEIRVLDEASAPPEIEVRDLSAGLVQPSADDPEVVIEVGPGGRWVAEYYPHDSAEELPDGGLRITLRTPDPASLRRLALRLGRDGRIAAPAALADSAREAARDALAAYEAQP; this is encoded by the coding sequence ATGGCGGCCCAGGCCAATGCCATCGACCGGACGCGGCGGATGCTGTCGCTCGTCACCTACCTGCGCGAACGCCCCGGCGCCCACGTCGCGGACGTGGCGCGGGCCTTCGGCGTCAGCGAGGCGGAGCTGATCTCCGACCTCGACGTGCTGCCGCTCTGCGGCACCAGTTTCCGCGGCGGTGACCTGCTCGACATCGACACCGACGGCGACCGCATCTGGTGGCACAACCCGGACGACGTCGCGGCCCCCCTCCGGCTCGCCGCCGACGAGGCGACCGCGCTGCTGGTGGCCGCCCGCGCCGTCTCCACCCTGCCGGGCCTGCGCGAGGGCGACCGGCAGGCCCTGCTGCGCGTGACCGCCAAGCTGGAGGCCGCCGCCGGCGAGGCCGCCGCCTCCAGCTCCCGTCTCTCGGTCACCTTCGAGGCCGAGGGCGGCGTCTTCGCCGACGTGGACCGGGCCATCTCCGAGCGGCGCCGGCTGTGGCTGCGCTACTACTCGCCGGCCCGCGACGAGCTGACCGAGCGCGAGGTCGACCCGATCCGCCTCTTCACCGTCGGCCACACCTACATGGAGGCGTGGTGCCGCCTCTCCGAGGACCGGCGCACCTTCCGCCTCGACCGGGTCGCCGAGATCCGCGTCCTCGACGAGGCGTCCGCCCCGCCCGAGATCGAGGTCCGCGACCTCTCCGCAGGCCTGGTCCAGCCCTCCGCCGACGACCCCGAGGTCGTCATCGAGGTCGGCCCGGGGGGCCGCTGGGTCGCCGAGTACTACCCGCACGACAGCGCCGAGGAACTTCCCGACGGCGGGCTGCGCATCACCCTGCGCACGCCCGACCCGGCCTCGCTGCGGCGCCTCGCGCTGCGGCTCGGCCGCGACGGGCGGATCGCCGCTCCCGCCGCCCTCGCCGACAGCGCCCGCGAGGCCGCCCGCGACGCGCTCGCCGCCTACGAGGCCCAGCCGTGA
- the tatA gene encoding Sec-independent protein translocase subunit TatA produces the protein MIGNLKPLEILLIVVVILLLFGAKKLPDMARSLGKSARILKSEAKAMKKDGGEQNAQSDAAAPDAQTPQSTTARTIQAAPGDVSSSRPVNEQNHTPQS, from the coding sequence ATGATCGGCAACCTGAAGCCCCTAGAGATCCTCCTGATCGTCGTCGTCATCCTGCTTCTCTTCGGAGCCAAGAAGCTGCCCGACATGGCGCGTTCCCTCGGCAAGTCCGCCCGCATCCTCAAGAGCGAGGCGAAGGCGATGAAGAAGGACGGCGGCGAGCAGAACGCCCAGTCCGACGCCGCCGCCCCGGACGCCCAGACCCCGCAGTCGACGACGGCCCGCACCATCCAGGCGGCTCCGGGCGACGTCTCCAGCTCGCGCCCGGTCAACGAGCAGAACCACACCCCGCAGAGCTGA
- the tatC gene encoding twin-arginine translocase subunit TatC translates to MLGSARKPKQEKDTEGRMPLAEHLRELRNRLLKSVLAVVVITIAAAFFYTELIEFLLRPVQESVGCLDGSPTQDNGNPCADMTFNGLVAPFTIALKVSLVAGVVIASPFWLYQLWAFLAPGLHRNEKKYALSFVGIGVPLFVGGAVLAYKILPQTATILLDFTPENVVNLLPVDDYLDLVMRMVIVFGIAFELPLILVLLNITGVLSAKRLGSWWRGMVLGITIFAAVATPTGDPSSMLMLAAPICLLYFLALGICLLNDRRRRRANPDAELGDDEASEIDLTPEPIHSVEPAGAPPVLPEQTNRGEQGRDGGRKELGGYDDAT, encoded by the coding sequence TTGCTCGGGTCTGCCCGCAAGCCGAAGCAGGAGAAGGACACCGAGGGGCGGATGCCTCTCGCCGAACACCTGCGCGAGCTGCGTAACCGTCTGCTGAAGTCCGTACTGGCGGTCGTCGTCATCACGATCGCCGCCGCGTTCTTCTACACCGAACTGATCGAGTTCCTGCTGCGGCCGGTCCAGGAGTCGGTGGGCTGCCTCGACGGATCGCCGACCCAGGACAACGGCAATCCGTGCGCCGACATGACCTTCAACGGCCTGGTCGCGCCCTTCACCATCGCGCTGAAGGTCTCCCTGGTCGCCGGCGTGGTCATCGCGAGCCCCTTCTGGCTCTACCAGCTCTGGGCCTTCCTCGCCCCGGGCCTGCACCGCAACGAGAAGAAGTACGCCCTCTCGTTCGTCGGCATCGGCGTCCCGCTCTTCGTCGGCGGCGCCGTCCTCGCGTACAAGATCCTGCCGCAGACGGCGACGATCCTGCTCGACTTCACCCCCGAGAACGTCGTCAACCTCCTCCCGGTCGACGACTACCTCGACCTGGTGATGCGGATGGTGATCGTCTTCGGTATCGCCTTCGAGCTGCCGCTGATCCTCGTCCTCCTCAACATCACCGGTGTGCTCTCCGCCAAGCGCCTGGGCTCCTGGTGGCGCGGGATGGTCCTGGGCATCACCATCTTCGCCGCCGTCGCCACCCCCACCGGCGACCCGTCCAGCATGCTGATGCTGGCAGCCCCCATCTGCCTGCTGTACTTCCTCGCCCTCGGCATCTGCCTCCTCAACGACCGCAGGCGGCGCCGTGCGAACCCCGACGCCGAACTCGGCGACGACGAGGCGTCCGAGATCGACCTGACCCCCGAGCCGATCCACTCCGTCGAGCCGGCCGGCGCCCCGCCCGTCCTGCCCGAGCAGACGAACCGCGGCGAACAGGGACGTGACGGCGGTCGCAAGGAACTCGGCGGTTACGACGACGCGACCTGA